One region of Puntigrus tetrazona isolate hp1 unplaced genomic scaffold, ASM1883169v1 S000000130, whole genome shotgun sequence genomic DNA includes:
- the wfikkn2b gene encoding WAP, Kazal, immunoglobulin, Kunitz and NTR domain-containing protein 2, producing the protein MWWMLFPRWIWFVSGQFLLLFVDRQCAKGMTLQRVAYSHAGICPNDMNPNLWVDAMSTCTRECESDQECETLEKCCANVCGNRSCVAARYIDPTGKKGPMGMPKEASCDKFMCTQQGSECDIWDGQPVCKCRDRCEREPHFTCASDGMTYYNKCYMDAEACSKGISLSVVTCRFHLTWPNTSPLPAGTTASPTTTLQRTTPVDVHAPVLVSNPSHQSVSVGDTASFLCEVAGRPKPEITWEKQMDGQGKVVLKPNRVHGDVVVTNIGQLVVYNAQLRDAGVYTCTASNAGGSIQAHFPLSVVEQKPVAKSNSTRFPAEECFKVPDSEDCGEERVSWFYDPQRNNCYTFTYGNCSKNRNHFDAYETCMSSCRDELAAPCNLPISQGPCKAYEPRWAYSGSQCQPFVFGGCKGNENNFKTKEACEDACPFPRNHRCKPCKPRHKMVTSFCKSDFVILGRMTELTEDQDSGHALITVEEILKDEKMGLKFFGNEPLEVTLQNMDWACPCPNVTASDGQIIIMGDVNNGMAVLQPDSFIVLSSVRRVRKLREVINKNTCDILKEFIQ; encoded by the exons ATGTGGTGGATGCTGTTTCCTCGCTGGATCTGGTTCGTCTCGGGACAGTTTTTGCTGCTATTTGTGGACAGGCAATGCGCGAAAGGCATGACTTTGCAAAGAGTTGCGTATTCCCACGCAGGGATCTGTCCAAACGACATGAACCCAAACTTGTGGGTTGATGCAATGAGCACCTGCACGAGAGAATGTGAATCTGATCAG GAATGTGAAACGCTTGAAAAGTGCTGTGCCAACGTTTGCGGCAATCGCAGCTGCGTGGCGGCCCGCTACATCGACCCGACGGGCAAGAAAGGGCCCATGGGCATGCCGAAGGAAGCGTCCTGTGACAAGTTCATGTGCACTCAGCAGGGCTCCGAGTGCGACATCTGGGACGGCCAGCCGGTGTGCAAGTGTCGCGACCGCTGCGAGAGGGAGCCCCACTTCACCTGCGCCTCGGACGGGATGACCTACTACAACAAGTGCTACATGGACGCGGAAGCGTGCTCCAAGGGCATCTCTTTATCGGTGGTGACGTGTCGCTTCCACCTGACCTGGCCCAACACTAGTCCTCTCCCGGCGGGCACCACCGCGTCGCCTACGACCACTCTGCAGCGCACCACTCCTGTAGACGTGCACGCTCCCGTCCTGGTCAGCAACCCGTCGCACCAGTCCGTGTCCGTCGGGGACACGGCCAGCTTCCTTTGCGAAGTCGCAGGCCGGCCCAAGCCAGAGATCACCTGGGAGAAGCAGATGGACGGGCAAGGAAAAGTAGTCTTGAAACCCAATCGCGTGCACGGGGACGTTGTGGTCACCAACATCGGCCAGCTGGTGGTCTACAACGCCCAACTACGAGATGCCGGCGTCTATACATGCACGGCCTCGAACGCCGGCGGATCCATCCAAGCGCATTTCCCGCTCTCCGTAGTCGAGCAAAAGCCAGTCGCGAAGTCGAACTCCACTCGTTTCCCCGCAGAGGAGTGCTTTAAGGTGCCAGATAGCGAAGACTGCGGGGAGGAAAGGGTGAGTTGGTTTTACGACCCTCAGAGGAACAACTGCTACACCTTCACCTACGGCAACTGCAGCAAAAACCGCAACCACTTTGACGCTTACGAGACCTGCATGTCGTCCTGTCGGGACGAACTGGCGGCCCCTTGCAACCTTCCCATCTCCCAGGGGCCTTGCAAGGCGTACGAACCCCGCTGGGCTTACAGCGGGTCCCAGTGCCAGCCGTTCGTATTCGGCGGCTGCAAAGGCAACGAGAACAACTTCAAAACCAAAGAGGCGTGCGAGGACGCCTGCCCGTTCCCGAGGAACCACCGCTGCAAGCCGTGCAAGCCGCGGCACAAGATGGTCACCAGCTTCTGCAAAAGCGATTTCGTGATTCTGGGACGCATGACGGAGCTGACCGAGGACCAGGACTCGGGGCACGCTCTGATCACGGTGGAGGAGATCCTGAAGGACGAGAAAATGGGGCTGAAGTTCTTCGGGAACGAGCCCTTGGAGGTGACGCTGCAGAACATGGACTGGGCCTGTCCGTGTCCGAACGTCACCGCCTCGGACGGTCAGATCATCATCATGGGGGACGTCAACAACGGCATGGCCGTCCTGCAGCCCGACAGCTTCATCGTCCTCTCCAGCGTCCGGCGCGTCCGGAAGCTCCGCGAGGTCATCAACAAAAACACCTGTGACATTTTGAAAGAGTTCATCCAGTAG
- the abcc3 gene encoding ATP-binding cassette sub-family C member 3 isoform X8, with protein sequence MLKAAHETHLHMLHAILRAPQAFFEATPSGRVLNRFSKDVDTIDSLIPDNIDIWMRTFWYTVNVLIVCSALTPMFLIVIVPLMLFYWWVQRFYVATSRQLKRLESVSRSPIYSHFSETITGTSVIRAYGRNAAFVLMSDMKVDENQKSYYPGIVSNRWLGVRIEFIGNCIVLFAALFAVFGKDSLNPGLVGLSVSYALQVTMSLNWMVRMTSDLESNIVAVERVKEYSETQTEAPWIVKDKQPPPDWPPKGNVEFIDYSVRYREGLDLVLRNISLKVRGGEKIGIVGRTGAGKSSMTLCLFRLLEAADGDIVIDEVKISEIGLHDLRSKLTIIPQEPVLFSGTLRMNLDPFEKYNDEEVWKALELSHLKKFVSNQTSKLELECSEGGENLSVGQRQLVCLARALLRKTRILVLDEATAAVDLETDDLIQSTIRTQFEDCTVFTIAHRLNTIMDYTRVLVLDKGQIAEFDTPTNLIAQKGIFYGMAKDAGLA encoded by the exons ATGCTGAAGGCGGCCCACGAGACGCACCTCCACATGCTCCACGCCATTCTGAGGGCCCCGCAGGCCTTTTTCGAGGCCACCCCGTCTGGGCGGGTCTTGAACCGCTTCAGCAAAGACGTGGACACAATAGACTCTCTCATTCCAGACAATATTGATATCTGGATGCGCACTTTCTGGTACACAGTAAATGTGCTGATCGTATGCTCTGCCCTCACCCCTATGTTCCTCATAGTCATAGTGCCGTTAATGCTGTTCTATTGGTGGGTCCAG AGATTTTATGTAGCCACGTCTCGGCAGCTTAAGAGACTGGAGTCTGTCAGTAGGTCTCCTATATATTCTCATTTTTCGGAGACCATCACAGGCACTAGCGTGATCCGCGCCTACGGGCGAAACGCTGCCTTTGTTCTCATGAGCGATATGAAAGTGGATGAGAACCAAAAGAGTTACTACCCCGGTATTGTCTCCAACAG GTGGCTGGGGGTCCGCATCGAGTTTATCGGAAACTGCATTGTGCTGTTCGCTGCTCTGTTCGCCGTGTTCGGGAAGGACAGCCTCAACCCCGGATTGGTCGGTCTGTCCGTGTCATATGCTCTGCAG GTCACAATGTCCCTGAACTGGATGGTGaggatgacctctgacctcgaGAGCAACATAGTAGCGGTGGAGAGAGTGAAGGAGTATTCAGAGACGCAGACCGAG GCTCCGTGGATAGTGAAGGACAAGCAGCCTCCTCCGGACTGGCCTCCGAAGGGCAACGTGGAGTTCATAGACTACAGCGTGAGGTATCGTGAGGGACTCGACCTGGTTCTGAGGAACATCTCGCTGAAGGTCAGAGGAGGAGAGAAG ATCGGGATCGTGGGACGGACGGGAGCGGGGAAGTCCTCCATGACTCTGTGTCTGTTTCGTCTGCTGGAGGCGGCGGACGGAGACATCGTGATCGACGAGGTGAAGATCTCCGAGATCGGCCTTCACGACCTCCGCTCCAAGCTCACCATCATCCCTCAG gaACCCGTCCTGTTCTCCGGGACTCTGCGGATGAACCTTGATCCCTTTGAGAAATACAATGATGAAGAAGTGTGGAAAGCGCTGGAACTTTCTCACCTGAAGAAGTTTGTCAGCAACCAGACGTCCAAACTGGAGCTGGAGTGCTCCGAAGGAGGAGAAAACCTCAG tgtgggTCAGAGGCAGCTGGTGTGTTTGGCTCGAGCTCTGCTGAGGAAGACCAGGATCCTGGTGCTGGATGAAGCCACGGCCGCCGTCGATCTGGAGACGGACGATCTGATCCAGTCCACCATCCGCACACAGTTTGAGGACTGCACCGTCTTCACCATCGCTCACAGACTCAACACCATCATGGACTACACCAG AGTTCTGGTTTTGGACAAGGGACAGATCGCCGAATTCGACACACCGACCAACCTGATCGCTCAGAAAGGAATCTTCTATGGGATGGCTAAAGACGCGGGTCTGGCGTGA